In Mustelus asterias unplaced genomic scaffold, sMusAst1.hap1.1 HAP1_SCAFFOLD_4858, whole genome shotgun sequence, the genomic window ggggggagagagagagagaaagaggggggagagagagagagagaaagaggggggagagagagagaggaaagaggggggagagagagagagaaagaggggggagagagagagagaaaaaggggggagagagagagagaaagaggggggagagagagagagaaagaggggggaagagagagagaggggaaggagagagagagaggggaaggagagagagagaggggaaggagagagagagaggggaaggagagagagagaggggaaggagagagagagaggggaaggagagagagagaggggaaggagagagagagaggggaaggagagagagagaggggaaggagagagagagagggggaaggagagagagagaggggaaggagagagagagaggggaaggagagagagagaggggaaggagagagagagaggggaaggagagagagagaggggaaggagagagagagaggggaaggagagagagagaggggaaggagagagagagaggggaaggagagagagagaggggaaggagagagagagaggggaaggagagagagagagaggggaaggagagagagagaggggaaggagagagagagagggggaaggagagagagagaggggaaggagagagagaggggaaggagagggagaggggaaggagagagagaggggaaggagagagagaggggaaggagagagaggggagaggaaggagagaagggggaatggaggggaaggagagaagggggaatggaggggaaggagagaagggggaatggaggggaaggagagaagggggaatggaggggaaggagagaagggggaatggaggggaaggaagagagagtggagagagagaggagggaggagaggggaaggagagagagagagaggagggagcagagaggaaGGAGAGAAGGGGGAATGGAAAAGAGGGAGACTGAAGATAATGATGAGAACGTGAACCTGGGGCCAGGATTGAAGGAAGCAGGGAGCGGGAGAATCTGCTCCCTATTGGGCCTCGTAGATCTTGTTAATCTCGGAGGAGTTCATCAGCTCAAAGCTTTGGGAAAAGAGCGACAGGAGGTGATCGTCCTCCGAGGTGTCGGGCAGGAAGGTGACGGCCTCCAGGTCCCCGTTGAGAGTGGTCTCTCCTGTCTGTGctttctcctcctcctggctATTGGCCATCAACTTCAGGATGTCCGGTGAGTAACTCATCAGCGTGCCCGTGTGCAAGCTACTGGCCAGGGCGTCCGGCCCAAAGTCCGCTGCCAACGCCGCCCCCCTCGGGGGGTTGGGCGCTGCCCCCGACGGTGCCAGCGGCTGGGCGTTGGCCATCTCCTGCCGCAACATCTCGCGGAAATCCACCGTGTCGATGGAGCCCAGGCTGACGCACTCGCCCTCCTGGCCCAGCAGGGCCACTTCGCCCAGGAACTGATCCATGGAGTGGGGCCCCTCACCCAGGTACAGCTCCGGTTTCACCAGGCCGGCGgcggcgggaggggtgggggtcacccccgcccctcccccctcctgccccagCTGGAAGGAGGCGCCAAAGAGCTCGGTCACGTCGATGGTAGAGAAAGCGCTGGACACATTGGCCACGTCCGGCGCCTTGCTGGCAAAGGCAAAGGGGCTGGCCCGGGCATCCGTGGGCAAATAGTAGggctgctgggggatgggggcttGCACCGGGGGGACCGGGGCGGGCACCTGCTGGTGGCAGGCCGAGTAGCGGTCAAGCGGCTGGTATCCGAGTCCGGACGGCGCGGTACCTCCCAGGATGTCCGGGGCTGTCCCACCTGGGGAGAcacaaaagtaaaaaaaaaaaaggAGACCCTCGTCAACCAAACCCCCACAACGTTGCCGCACGACCATCtccttccacccacccacccacccaccaaaaGGCTGGAAAAGTACAGACGGCGCACCTCGGGGCTCCATCTTCTCGTACATCTTGACGGCAGTCCCTCTGCTGTTGCCGACGGCTCGGTGGGGCGTGGCGATCGGCCGCTGAGCGGGGGGCGTCCCTGGGGATCGGAggagaaggtggggggggtgggagagaaagagaggggccaCAGATTAACTCAGGAAGGCGAGAGTACGACCAATAATCCGCACACAATTACCCAGTAATCCTGGCACGGTAAAATAGAACGGcgtgtttaaaaagggagggaggcatgcGGTCCTCACCCTGCAAGTTGCATTTGTGTAGCATGTTCATGAACTCGATGCGCGTCTTGCGCCGCTTTTCCTGGGTACCGTAGGGATCTGTTTTGAAAGAGAGGAGGAACGAAGAGAGATGATGTTTGGGACAGCACCAATTCCCCTGGTGTAGCAACATTCCATTCACCACGCACGCGCGGCACGCCCCAACCAGCTGCTCCTGGGAcgacaccaacccccccacccacacacgacAGCATCCTGCCGAGAATGGCCTCGTGTCGAAGCGCCACCCGGCAGCCTTTTGACCGCACGcgtcagcggcacggtggcacactggttggcaccgctgcctcccagcgccggggagccgggttcgattcccggccttgggtcacggtctgtgaggagtctgcacgttctccccgtgtcttcatgggtttcctcccaaagaccgtgctggttagggtgcattggcccgtgctaaattctccctcgggtgTACCGGAAAAGGCGCCAGTGTCCTGGAGAGGGGCACACGCCTATCCTTCGCCCACGATCCTTAGCCAACGCAAAAAAAAAAACCACCCAATGTGTGAGATCTCACCAAGCACAAAATGGCCGCCCTCTTGGCCAAAATGgccgcacccaccccccctcttGGCCAAAAGGGCAGGCCCCTCCCTCCATTGGCCTAAAGGGCCGGCCCCACCCCCATTGGCCAAAAGGACCAGCCCCACCCCCAGTGGCCAAAATGGCTGGCCCACCTGTTAGCCATAATGGCCGCCCCACCCCTTGGCCAAAATGGCCACTGACTCCCCCGTtggccaaaatggccgccccacTCTTGGCCAAGATGGGCGGCCGCACTTCACAGAAGTACTTGATTGGCCtcgaaggccccccccccccccccccccccccactgcagggagaggggggggggccggaCGGCAGCGAGTGGCGCCCCGTTGAGATTCCCCACTCACCTCGGTCGTCCGGAAGGTACTGGAACTCCATGGCGTCGCTGACCTCCTTGTCGGAGGGGCGGCGCAGCTGCATGTGGACTGTGACGGGCTGGCTCAGCGACAGGTCCTTGTAGGGCGGGGTCTTGAAGACGATCGCCACCTGGCGGTGGACGTCGGCCTGGGAGAAGGAACCCTTCCCTTCCCAATCGGTGGTGAAGAACCGCACCTCGATATCTTCTGATCATGACGCAGcgccggtgagagagagagagagagaggggggatacaCGGGTTACATACGTCTTTCCACATTACTATTCCTACCCATCCACAATGACCTACGAGCTGTGCTCCCAATGGGAGACACGAGTTACTGCAGTGTCCCCCATACACCAGTCTTCAAAATTACCTTTCTGAACTTTGTCACAGAGCAAGAAGATTTCCTCTCCGCCCTTGCAACTCCCAGAGTTCTTGTTCACGCGACAGATTTTCAACTCCGCTGTATTCGGGGCTCCTGAAATCAAAGATATCCAAGCTTTCAAACTCTATAcagcagagtaaagcttcctccacactcttccctcatcaaacactcccaggacaggtacagcacggggttagatacagagtaaagctccctctacactgtcccccatcaaacactcccaggactggtatagaacggggttagatacagagtaaagctccctctacactgtcccccatcaaacactcccaggacaggtacagcacggggttagatacagagtaaagctccctctacactgtcccccatcaaacactcccaggacaggtacagcacggggttagatacagagtaaagctcccttgacactgtccccatcaaacactcccaggacaggtacagcacggggttagatacagagtaaagctacctctacactgtcccccatcaaacactcccaggacaggtacagcacggggttagatacagagtaaagctccctctacactgtcccccatcaaacactcccaggactggtatagaacggggttagatacagagtaaagctcccttgacactgtccccatcaaacactcccaggacaggtacagcacggggttagatacagagtaaagctacctctacactgtcccccatgaaacactcccaggacaggtacagcacggggttagatacacagtaaagctccctctacactgtcccccatcaaacactcctaggatagggacagcacggggttagatgcagagtaaagctccctctacactgtcccccatcaaacactcccaggactggtatagaacggggttcgatacagagtaaagctccctctacactgtcccccatcaaacactcccaggacaggtacagcacggcgttagatacagagtaaagctccctctacactgtcccccatcaaacattcccaggacaggtacagcacggggttagatgcagagtaaagctccttctacactgtcccccatcaaacactcccaggacaggtacagcacggcgttagatacagagtaaagctccctctacactgtcccccatcaaacattcccaggacaggtacagcacggggttagatacagaggaaagctccctcaacactgtcccccatcaaatactcccaggacaggtgcagcacggggttagatacagagtaaagctccctctacactgtcccccccatcaaacactcccaggacaggttcagcacggggttagatacagagtaaagctccctctacactgtccccatcaaacactcccaggacaggtacagcacggggttagatacagagtaaagctccctctacaccgtcccccatcaaacactcccaggacaggtacagcacggggtcagatacagagtaaagctccctctgaggCCAACACATGGATTCTCCTACTTACGGTTgtcatagattggattggacacaACAGGCAGCAGAGGAACATTGCAAATTCCAACTTCATTGGGAAGAAAGACTTGGAAACAAAGTCGGACAACGTTCAGATCCTCCTCAGTCTCGTTCAACAATTCCTCTGGAGAAACTGcaacacacaaacattcactggcattaccatcactgaatcccccccaccatcagcatcctgggggtgaccatcactgaatcccccccgactatcaacatcctgggggttaccatcactgaatccccccactatcaacatcctgggggttaccattgaccagaaactgaactggacccaaccatctaaatacagtggctaccagagcagatagaatccctccagtgccatccgacccatcgagtctgcaccaaccacaatccctccaaggccctaccccataaccccatgcatttatcctagctcgtccccctgtcactgaggggcaatttagcctggccaatccacctaacccgcacatctttggactgtgggaggaaaccggagcacccggaggaaacccacgcagacacggggagaacgtgcagactccacacagacagtgacccgagccgggaatcaaacccagggtccctggcactgtgagacagcagtgctaacccactgtgccaccatgccgcaaatcagaggctgggaatcctgcggagagtaactcacctcctgactcccccccaaagcctgtccaccatctacaaggacacaagtcaggactgcgatggaacactccccacttgcctggatgagtgcggctcccaacaacactcgagaagctcgacaccatccaggacaaagcagccccgctcgatcgacacgctaaccacaaacactcactccctccaccaccgacgcacagtggcagcagtgtgtaccatctacaagatgcactgcagcgactcgccaaggctccttcgacagcaacttccaaacccgccacctctaccacctagaaggacaaaaggcagcacagtggtggcacagtggttagcactgctgcctcacagcgccagggacctgggttcgattcctggcttgggtcactgtctgtgcggagtttgcacgttctccccgtgtctgcgtgggtttcctccgggtgctccggtttcctcccacagtccaaaaggcgtgtgggttagggtgcattggctgtgctaaattgccccttagtatccaaagatgccatgctaaattgcccattactgtcagggggattagcagggtaaatatatggggttatggggaaaggacctgggtgggattgtggtcggtgcagacttggttgCCCGAATTACCTCAttttgcaccgtagggattctatgattctggaaggacaaggggtggggggggcagcagacacatggggaacacccccacctgcaagttcccccctccgagcccctcaccatcccgacttggaaatatatcggccgttccttcactgtggctggggtcaaaatcctggaactccctccttaacagcactgtgggtgtacctacaccacacacggggactgactgatgtccaaccacaatcctggaactccctccctaacagcactgtgtgtgtacctacaccacacacggggactgactgatgtccaatcacaatcctggaactccctccctaacagcactgtgggtgtacctacaccacacggggactgcagcgggttcaagatggcggctcacccaccaccttctctagggGGGCagataaagatgggcaataaatgttgagccAACCACTGAGGCCCAGTTTTTACATTTATTTACTTGTGTTGCAAGAAGGTACACCGcactgaagttagtgtgaaactccccctgcctgccagaaTTGGTGGAAtattccacagatgcaccattgaaagcatcctttctggttgtgtcacagcttggtatgggctcctgctctgcccaagaccgcaaggaactacaaggggttgtgaatgcagcccagtcccatcacgcaaaccagcctcccatccattgactctgtctacacttcccgctgcctcggggaaaagcagccagcataataaaggacaccacgcaccccggacattctctcttccaccttcttccgtcgggaaaaagatacaaaagtctgaggtcacgtaccaaccaactcaagaacagcttcttccctgctgctgtcagacttttgaatggacctacctcgcattaagttgatcatagaatcttacagtgcagaaggcggcggccattcggccaatcgaggcaggccctattcccataaccctatgcattttaccctagctaagcctcctgacactaaggggcaatttagcacggccaatccacctaacccgcacatctttggactgtgggaggaaacaggagcacccggaggaaacccacagacgtttgatttgatttattattgtcacatgtattgggacacagtgaaaagtattgtttcttgcgcgctatacagacaaagcataccattcatcgagaaggaaaggagagggtgcagaatgtgttacagtcacaggtggggtgtagagaaagatcaacttaatatttgatttattattgtcacatgtactgggatacagtgaaaagtattgtttcttgcgtgctatacaaacaaagcatactgttcatagagaaggaaaggagagagtgcagaaggtagttaaagtaaaagtaaaagtttgttttttagtcacaaatagacttacattaacactgcgatgaagttactgtgagaatccccaagtcgccacactccggcacctgttcgggtaacactgagggagaatttagcaccctaaccagcacgtctttcagactgtgagaggaaaccgtagcacccggaggaaacccacgcggacacggggagaacgtgcagactccgcacagacagtgacccaagtccgggaatcgaacccgggtccctggcgccgtgaggcaacagcgctaacccgctgtgccaccccacgggagatctttctctacaccctagctgtgactgtaacactacattctgcaccctctcctttccttctctatgaagggtatgctttgtctgtatagcgcgcaagaaacaatacttttcactgtatcccagtacatgtgacaataataaatcaaatcaaatattaagctgatctttctctacatcctagctatgactgtaacactacattctccatcttctcctttccttctctatgaagggtatgctttgtctgtatagcgcgcaagaaacaatacttttcactgtgtcccaatgcatgtgacaataatagatcaaatcaatgtCAATGCCAGCTTTGCCCAGCTCTTTCTGCCCGCAAGGTACTCACTGTTGAAGGGGTTAACATTTTTGTTGATCCGGCTCTGGATGGCCAGAGCCACTTCTCGTTTCTTCACGCACTGAATACCCAGGTTCTGGAAactgaaaccgagagagagatagatagagtgtgAGTGGACAGGAAGAGACTCAAACAGGTCACATGGGAAGGCAGCTCAGCAATCTCTAACCATTGCCCAATTACCTCCTTGCGCGCGTGCCCACACGCACCGAGTGAGCaacacccacactctccctctacgACCTGTTATCATTCAGGCCAGTAACTCTTAAGTGCTTTACGAAGTCTGCGATTTGAATTTGGCTGGAGTAAGCAGATGTTTCGCCTCAGGTACGatccaaatgacccactagggagcttttaccaaagtTTCTTCAAGAATACATttcgcaataacttttaccaattacaaacaaggcgGAAAAAAAGAACAACTATGATATCGTATAACCCTTGACAAGTAGGtaaaatgttccaaccaaacaaacctccttaaacaaaacccttgccgcaagtttagcacagaaaataccaatgctcacgtgatgctggagcttagtcctttggttgaatgctccagttctcttgatacacacacacaagcttgGAAGTCAGAAccgcttcccaaaacaccagggagagagagagagactctaggtactagctagcaaaccaccaagAGCAGAATTTTCACTGCAGGAAGGCTAGAAACCTTGCTTCcggctagccagcagaatttccaatcccagggagagagagaaacactgctttcagtctgatgtccttcttctaaactaaaactgcaatCCAAAATTCAAAATGCAAGTCGTCCTGTCACctcacctgtcaatcattctaccCCCTCACAACGTAGGGTCATAAAAATTCCAAAAAGTACCTgaggacatggtggcacagtggtgagcactgctgcctcacaacgccagggacccgggttcaattcctggcttgggtcactgtgcggagtttgcacgttcacagGTTTGgggagtgggtacagaggagatgttaggggtaggttttcacTGTATTCACACGCtcacccgggttccattccccatgtgtctgctgccccccccccccattgtccttctaggtggtagaggtggcgggtttggaaggtgctgtcgaaggagccttggtgagtcgctgcagtgcatcttgtagatggtacacactgctgccactgtgcttcggtggtggagggagtgaatgtttgtggatgggtgccaatcaagcggttcgattcccggcttgggtcactgtctgtgcggagtctgcacgttctccccgtgtctgtgtgggtttcctccgggtgctccggtttcctcccacagtccgaaagacgagctggttagggtgcattgtccgtgcttaattctctctcagtgttacccgaacaggcgccggagtgtggcgacacagtgggttagcgctgctgcctcatggtgccagggacctgggttcgattcccggtttgggtcactgtctgtgcggagtctgcacgttctccccgtgtctgcgtgggtttcctccgggtgctccggtttcctcccacagtccgaaagacgtgctggttagggtgctaaattctccctcaggtgtaacccgaacaagagtgtggcgactgggggaattttcacagcaacctcatgtaagcctacttgtgacagtaataaaaaatCTAAAAGCCCCAGCAATAAGAGGACTTAGCAGACAGTTTGGCAACAATAAGAAAAAAAACCAcaaagctgcagagaacatgatttaaaaaatacacatttctttaaggcACAGACGACACAGACCCCCGTCACTGGCCCCATGACAACTCGgtgccccctcctccctctatCCTGGCGTttctcacctcctcccccacccccccgcccacatACTGACCTGTGGATACTCCGTGCGGGCAGGTCAGCCTCGTAGTAACCGTCCTTGCAATCTTTGCCCACCAGGTCATGAGGGTGAGGCTTATAGGGCTCCTTCTTGGTTACGAGACAGATACGGATCCTGGCTTGTCCCACGTAGTTCACAATCTGtaaggcacacacacgcacacacacgagaCGCGGTTAATGACAGCTTACCCAATTCTCGTTGACACAGATATAtagaaagcaggaggaggccattcgcccctttgagcctgctccgccattcattgtgatcatatttgattattgtcacatgtattgggatacagtgaaaagtatcatttcttgcgcgctgtacaaagcataccgttcatagagaaggcaaagagagaatgcagaatgtagtgttacagccacggtagcgcagtgggttagcactgctgcttcacagctccagggtcctgggttcgattcccggctcgggtcgctgtctgtgtggagtttgcacattctcctcgtgtctgcgtgggtttcctccgggtgctccggtttcctcccacagtccaaagatgtgcgggttaggttgattggccaggttaaaaattgccccttagaatcttaagatgcgtaggttagagggattagcgggtaaatatgtgggggtagggcctgggtgggattgtggtcggtgcagactcgatgggccggatggcctccttctgcactgtagggtttctttctttctttctagccataactagggtgtagagaaagatcagctcaatataaggtaggtccattcaaaagtctgccggcagcagggaagaagctgttcttgagtcagttggtacgtgaccccagacttttgtatctttttcacccagggaagaaggtggaagatagaatCAAATTGAATCCACCGATTCCAGCCCCTACTCACTCATATCCCTTCAGCCGCAAGAAGtgcatctaattccttcttgaaatcacacagcgttttggcttcaactattttctgtcgtggtgaattccacaaattcctttacagatgccccatagaaagcattctttctggttgtatcacagcttggtatgggctcctgctctgcccaagaccgcaagaaactacaaaaggtcctgaatgtagcccagtcccatcacgcaaaccagcctcccatccattgactctgtctacacttcccgctgcctcggggaaaagcagccagcataatcaaggaccccacgcaccccggacattctctcttccaccttcttccatcgggaaaaagatacaaaagtctgaggtcacgtaccgaccgactcaagaacagcttcttccctgctgctgtcagacttttgaattaagcttgcattaagttgaactttctctacaccctagctgtgactgtaacactacattctgcaccctctcctttccttctctatgaacggtatgc contains:
- the LOC144491260 gene encoding putative transcription factor p65 homolog; translation: CALQIVNYVGQARIRICLVTKKEPYKPHPHDLVGKDCKDGYYEADLPARSIHSFQNLGIQCVKKREVALAIQSRINKNVNPFNISPEELLNETEEDLNVVRLCFQVFLPNEVGICNVPLLPVVSNPIYDNRAPNTAELKICRVNKNSGSCKGGEEIFLLCDKVQKEDIEVRFFTTDWEGKGSFSQADVHRQVAIVFKTPPYKDLSLSQPVTVHMQLRRPSDKEVSDAMEFQYLPDDRDPYGTQEKRRKTRIEFMNMLHKCNLQGTPPAQRPIATPHRAVGNSRGTAVKMYEKMEPRGGTAPDILGGTAPSGLGYQPLDRYSACHQQVPAPVPPVQAPIPQQPYYLPTDARASPFAFASKAPDVANVSSAFSTIDVTELFGASFQLGQEGGGAGVTPTPPAAAGLVKPELYLGEGPHSMDQFLGEVALLGQEGECVSLGSIDTVDFREMLRQEMANAQPLAPSGAAPNPPRGAALAADFGPDALASSLHTGTLMSYSPDILKLMANSQEEEKAQTGETTLNGDLEAVTFLPDTSEDDHLLSLFSQSFELMNSSEINKIYEAQ